One Vigna unguiculata cultivar IT97K-499-35 chromosome 7, ASM411807v1, whole genome shotgun sequence genomic region harbors:
- the LOC114192394 gene encoding auxin-responsive protein SAUR19-like — MLGKKMVSLKKLAKKVKGVGGAERDPDTLHHECLLKEYEEEKESGSGVTPTGFLALYVGDERQRYVVPTSYLSHPLFKMLLEKAYNEFGFAQRNGLVVPCTASTFQEVVNAIECNNGKFDLGKLFEDFA, encoded by the coding sequence ATGCTTGGGAAAAAGATGGTATCTTTGAAGAAACTAGCGAAGAAAGTGAAGGGTGTTGGTGGCGCTGAGCGTGACCCTGACACTCTCCACCATGAATGTTTGCTGAAGGAGTATGAAGAGGAGAAGGAATCTGGGTCTGGCGTAACCCCAACTGGTTTTTTAGCACTTTACGTCGGTGATGAACGGCAGAGATATGTGGTCCCAACCAGCTACCTTTCGCACCCTCTATTCAAGATGCTGCTGGAGAAGGCCTACAATGAATTTGGCTTTGCTCAGAGGAATGGCCTTGTCGTTCCATGCACTGCTTCCACATTTCAAGAGGTGGTGAATGCTATTGAATGCAACAATGGCAAGTTTGACTTAGGAAAACTTTTTGAAGATTTTGCTTAA